In one Antennarius striatus isolate MH-2024 chromosome 15, ASM4005453v1, whole genome shotgun sequence genomic region, the following are encoded:
- the LOC137609016 gene encoding endoplasmic reticulum metallopeptidase 1, with protein MESDTAVRRIKPLVTHSYVAQEKYSSRDWSGNNGYSSGTKRKPEVSLYLLREGLTACLVSVFILGLWGLVHLSLQQLVIGKPTGDFNALRARRHLEQITSVGPRPVGSQENEVLTVGYLLQQIENIRVETAAGPHQLTVDIQRPTGSFSIDFLGGFTSFYDHVTNIAVKLEPKGGTSHFMLANCHFDTVANSPGASDDAVSCAVMLEVLHALANQSNPLHHGVVFLFNGAEENILQASHGFITQHPWAKQVRAFINLEAAGVGGKEVVFQTGPENPWLVQAYVHAAKHPFASVVGQEVFQSGVIPSDTDFRIYRDFGNIPGIDLAFIENGFIYHTKYDTANRILTDSIQRAGDNILAVLRYLLTSKKLADSSEYRHGNMVFFDLLGIYVVAYPARVGTILNYMVAAAAFLYLAKKASLPGNGGGRYVRDLACATGVAVLSWFVTLMSVLIVALLITLLGRSMFWYNHFYTSICLYGAAATGKMILIHSLAKNLYFGGVRLVELGDLYFDVSLLLWGCSLVLLTHQGLCSAYVPMLMVAFPLATRLLLAKEFKHRGASVKYSVLYLVGLALPYVHFMFLIWVVFEIFTPIMGRSGTEIPPELVLASLVTLTTIFLSSFFLHFIYLVRSTKWILTGLGSVFIVMVLLISCGFLFPYSGSPDSPRPKRVFLQHTTRTFHNLQGQVESRDSGLWINSFDYTGIQHITPHIPEINDSIRTHCREDRPFCGYPWFLPVKFLSKKNWYLPAPEVSPSSPVEFNLLSKEETSWGTIKMTFNVKGPSHMSLYLMPHRGASLSTWSFGDGIPQFDLSGEYFIFYSHGLDASSWTFWFEIQPPKDPDPSGPEGMISVAISTHYFFGEDQRTAQLEEILHRFPSWAFPSAWVSTYDMYRY; from the exons ATGGAGAGCGACACCGCTGTCAGGAGAATAAAACCCCTGGTGACACACAGTTATGTAGCGCAAGAGAAATACTCTTCTCGGGACTGGAGCGGGAATAACGGCTACAGCAGCGGCACCAAAAGGAAGCCAGAAGTGAGCCTGTACCTGCTGCGGGAAGGGCTAACTGCCTGCCTGGTGTCCGTGTTTATTCTGGGGCTGTGGGGACTCGTTCATCTGTCACTACAGCAGCTCGTCATCGGAAAACCCACAGGCGATTTCAACGCACTGAGGGCGag ACGGCACCTGGAGCAGATCACCAGTGTGGGGCCTCGGCCAGTGGGCAGCCAGGAGAACGAGGTCCTGACGGTGGGCTACCTGCTGCAGCAGATCGAGAACATCCGGGTGGAGACGGCGGCCGGTCCCCATCAGCTCACTGTGGACATCCAGCGTCCCACCGGTTCTTTCTCCATCGACTTCCTCGGAGGCTTCACCAGCTTCTACGACCACGTCACCAACATTGCCGTCAAGCTGGAGCCCAAGGGCGGGACCAGCCACTTCATGCTGGCAAACTGTCACTTTGACACAGTGGCCAACAGTCCAG GTGCCAGTGATGATGCGGTGAGCTGTGCAGTGATGCTGGAAGTCCTCCACGCTCTGGCCAACCAGTCCAATCCTCTTCATCATGGAGTTGTCTTCCTCTTTAACGGGGCGGAGGAAAATATACTTCAG gccAGCCATGGTTTCATTACCCAGCATCCCTGGGCCAAGCAGGTGCGAGCCTTCATCAACTTGGAGGCTGCAGGTGTCGGGGGCAAGGAGGTTGTTTTCCAGACAG GCCCGGAGAACCCATGGCTGGTCCAGGCCTACGTTCACGCGGCCAAACACCCCTTTGCTTCTGTGGTCGGCCAGGAGGTGTTTCAGAGCGGCGTCATACCCTCTGACACAGACTTCCGCATCTACAGGGACTTTGGTAATATCCCAG GTATCGATCTGGCTTTCATTGAAAACGGTTTCATCTACCACACCAAGTACGACACGGCTAACAGGATCCTGACCGACTCCATACAGAGAGCTG GCGACAACATCCTGGCAGTCCTGAGGTACCTGCTAACATCAAAGAAGTTGGCAGACTCCTCAGAATATCGTCATGGCAACATGGTATTTTTTGACCTGTTAGGGATATATGTGGTGGCTTACCCAGCCCGCGTCGGCACCATCCTTAACTATATGGTAGCGGCAGCAGCTTTCCTCTATCTGGCCAAGAAGGCCTCACTGCCAGGCAATGGAG GGGGTCGCTACGTTCGGGATCTGGCCTGCGCTACAGGCGTGGCGGTCTTGAGCTGGTTCGTCACCCTGATGTCGGTGCTGATTGTAGCTTTGCTCATCACCCTGCTGGGCCGCTCCATGTTCTGGTACAACCACTTCTACACCTCCATCTGCCTGTACGGCGCCGCCGCCACTGGCAAGATGATCCTCATTCACTCACTGGCCAAGAACCTGTACTTTGGA GGTGTCCGTCTGGTGGAGCTGGGTGATCTCTACTTCGATGTGAGCTTGTTGTTGTGGGGCTGCAGCCTGGTGCTGCTGACTCACCAGGGCCTGTGTTCGGCCTATGTGCCCATGCTAATGGTGGCCTTCCCCCTGGCTACCAGACTGCTGCTGGCAAAAGAGTTCAAACATAGAG GAGCATCGGTGAAGTACAGCGTGCTGTACCTGGTGGGCCTGGCGTTGCCTTACGTCCACTTCATGTTCCTCATCTGGGTGGTATTTGAGATTTTCACACCCATCATGGGCCGGAGCGGCACGGAGATCCCCCCAGAGCTTGTGCTGGCCTCTCTGGTCACCCTGACGaccatcttcctctcctccttcttt CTTCATTTCATCTATCTGGTTCGGAGCACCAAGTGGATCCTGACTGGTCTGGGTTCAGTATTCATCGTCATGGTTCTGTTGATTTCCTGTGGCTTCCTCTTCCCCTACTCAGGCAGTCCAGACAGCCCAAGGCCAAAACGAGTCTTCCTGCAG CATACTACACGGACCTTTCACAACCTCCAGGGCCAGGTGGAGAGCCGGGACTCGGGTCTGTGGATCAACAGCTTTGACTACACGGGCATACAACACATCACCCCCCACATTCCTGAGATCAACGACAGCATCCGGACCCACTGCCGCGAGGACCGGCCCTTCTGCGGTTACCCCTGGTTCCTGCCGGTCAAGTTCCTCAGCAA GAAGAACTGGTACCTTCCTGCTCCAGAAGTGTCTCCCAGCTCTCCGGTGGAGTTCAACCTGCTGTCCAAAGAGGAAACCAGTTGGGGGACGATCAAGATGACCTTTAATGTGAAAG GCCCCAGCCACATGTCTCTCTACCTGATGCCTCACCGAGGAGCCAGCCTCTCCACCTGGTCCTTCGGCGACGGGATTCCTCAGTTCGACCTGAGCGGCGAATATTTCATCTTCTACTCCCACGGCCTCGACGCCTCGTCGTGGACCTTCTGGTTTGAGATACAG CCCCCCAAGGACCCGGACCCGTCAGGCCCAGAAGGGATGATCTCTGTTGCTATCTCCACGCACTATTTCTTTGGGGAGGATCAGAGAACTGCTCAGCTGGAGGAAATCCTCCACAGGTTTCCCTCATGGGCTTTTCCTTCAGCTTGGGTCAGCACCTACGACATGTACCGATACTGA